The Alistipes finegoldii DSM 17242 DNA segment ATGATGCCGTGCCAGTGCGGCGGCGTGGCGATATGCACGATGTCGATATTGGGGTCGGTAATCAGGCGGCGGAAGTCGCTGTAGGCTTCCAGCGTCTCGCCGAACTTCTTCTGTCCCAGCGCAACGGCGCTTTCGAGGTGTTTGCGGTCCACGTCGCAGACAGCCACCAGCCGGCAGTCCTTGTTGCTGGTGAAGTGGTAGCTGCTCTTGCCGATGCCGCCCACGCCGATGATGCCTTTGGTGAGCTGGTCGCTCGGAGCGGTGAACTTCGGGCCGCCGAGCACTTGGCGCGGGACGATCGTCAGCAGCGCCATGCCGCCCAGCGTTTTCAGAAAATCTCTACGGGAGGTACTCATGTTTATCGGAATGTTAGTAGTTTATAAAGTCGTCAGGCGGAAATTGCGCCACTGCACCTTGATCCCGCCGCCGTCGTGGATCTGCAAGGCGATGCGGCCCTGCGCGGCGCCGATCTTGGCGTCGGTAATGTCCACCATCTCCTCGCCGTTGAGCCACGTCTGCACCCGGTCGCCCTCGACCCGCAGGCGCAGCGTATTCCACTGGCCCTCCTTGAGGATGTTCTCCTTCTCGTCGGGAATCTGAACCAGCCATCCGCGGCCGTAGGATTCGTAAATGCCCGCCGTATCGTGGCCCTTGGGAGCCACCTCGCACTGCCAGCCGTGGACCTTCACGGGCGGCTCGACGAACGAACGGAAGAAGACGCCCGAATTGCCGTTGGCGAGCTGTTTGAATTCGAGCGTCAGGTCGAAGTCGTTGTAATATTCGCGCGTGGCGAGGTAGCCGTACTCCTTGTCGGGACCGCTCTCGCAGACGAGGTTGCCCTCCTTGTCCACGTACCACTTCTCCGTGCCGTAGGCTTCCCAGCCCGTGAGGTCTTTTCCGTTGAAAAGCTCGACTTCACGGCCCGCCTTGCGCGGCAGCTCCTTGATCTTCAGGTTACGGAACGAGGCCGGATAGCCGTGGTCCTGCAGGCAGATGACGCCACGGCGGGCCAGTCCGTATTCGGGAGCCGTCTCCCACTTGCCGCTGTTCTTGCGGGCGAACCAGTCGTCGGTGTAGGCATCGAATTCGAGGATCTTGTGTCCGTTGAGCCAGTGTTCGACATGGCCGTTGTCGCAGACGATGCGCGAGTTGTTCCACTCGCCCTGCGGGTTGACGAACATCGAATCGGGATCGGGCAGGTGCATGGCGTAATCCACGCCCAGCCGCTGCCACTCCTCAAGTTTGGTAGGAGCGTTCTCGGCCTCCCAGCCGTCGTTGTCGATCAGCTGGTATTCGGGCCCCGTCACATAGGGGACCTTAAAATAGGGATCTTCGAGCACGTGGTAGAGCATGCCGCTGTTGCCGCCGTAGGAGAGTTTCCAGTCCCAGTCGAGGATGAAGTTTTCGTACTGTTTCTTGGTGACGATGTAGCCCGAAAGGTCGCTGCCGTCGCCGTTGGCCTGAATGCAGCCGTCCACGACGTGCCACGGCTGTGTGAGCGAATCGCCGTTGTAATCTTTCCACTGGTCGAGCGTCTTGCCGTCGAACAGCAGCTCCCAGCCGTCGGCGGCCTCGGCTTCGGTGAGCACATTCTGGGGCGACGCGCACGAAACGCCCGTCGCAAGCAGCAGCGCGAAACCGCACGTCCGGGCGAGTCCGCTGCAAAGATTGGATCGAGATAACATAAGTTTAAGGTTTATCGGTTCTTTTATATATTGGTGTCGGCCTTCATCCGGAGGGGTCGGCTCCGGCATCGTCCCGCGCCCGGCGGCAGGCCGCGGCGAAGGGCGCCGTCCGGAGGACAGACTCGTTTAGGGCCTGCGTCGGACGGTCAAGACAAAGTTACCTTTATTTTATGAATTTTCCAGCGTACATATCGAACTATATAGAACTATATAGGTCTATATAAAACTGATTTCCAGAAAAATAAAAAACACGCCCAAACCCCGGATTATATAGACTCCGGACATGTCACAACCCTGTTTTCGAGACCTGTTCCTCGAAATTGTCACGGTCGAGAGCCGCATTGCGCAGCTTGGTGCGGTAGGTATAGACCGTCGCCGAGGCGCAGTTGAGCAGCGAGGCGATATGCCCGCTGTCGGTAATCCCCAGCCGGATGGCGGCCAGAATGCGCAGCTCGGTAGTCAGCGACGAATCGGAGCGCGGCGTAAACCGGAACTCAGGTTGCAGCAGTTCGTTGACCTGCCCGATAAAGTTGGGGAAGATATCCAGAAAGGAGCTGTCGAACGACTGGTAGAATTTCTGGTACTCGCCGTCGATCACCTGTGACGAATTGAGACGCCGCACGACTTCGTCGGCGCCCTTGGTCTTGGCGATGCGGCACACTTCGCGGCGGAAGGCATCTATCTGCTTGATATAATGGACCGAAAGGTCGATATAATGACAGACGTAGCGGTCCTTGATGCGGTTGGAATCGACCAGCGCGTTGTTGATGTCGCGGATATGGTCGTTCTTTTTCAGCAGTTCGTCGTGCTTCTCGCGCAGCAGGTCGCTCATCCGGATCAGCTGTTCGTGACTGCCTTGCAGACGGCGGTGCTGCCAGAGGACGAACCACAGGATCGCGATCAGCACGATCAGGAAAATCCCGGCCAGCCAGATCGTGCGGGACATCAGCCTCTGCTGCTGGGCGATATTCGAAATCACGGCCTCGTTGATCTTCACCACCGCCGAAGAGGAGTTGGGAATCCGCGTCACCGATTTGCAGCGGATCGCGTCGTCGAAGGTCGAACCCATGTAGGCCGTCGCCCGGTCGTAATCCTTGCGGTCGAAGAGTTCGAGAGCCAGATCGTACAGCGACGAATAGGAGCGGGTACCGGCGCGCAGGTCGGATATGGAGGATTCGGCCAGATAATAGAGCATCCGGTCCTCGTCGCCCTGCCCCTTGGCGATATGCGCCATCGAATAGTAGACGAGGGCGAAATTCTGGTGGCTCAGGTTTTTGGCCGTCAGCGGTTCGAGCAGTTGCAGAGCCTCGTCGTAGCGACCCGTTTCGCTGAGCCGCGCGGCAGCCATGCGCGTACGGGTCTGGTCGCTGCAACCCGGCACCGAGAGCTTCCTGATATGGGAAAGCGTATCGCCCCACGCCCTCTTCTGAAGGGAATCCGCGGCTTCGTCGTAGCGGCGCGAAGCCACCGAACTGTAGCGCGAATGCCAAGCCCTGTATTCGCCGGGCGTCATACCGGCCGTATCGATCTTCCGGAAAAGCTCCTCGGCCAGACTGACCTGCCCCCGCCCCAGCCAGACGTCGATGTCGCCCAGCAGGGCGAAGCGGCGCACGTGCCGCGACCCGGTCCGCTCGGCCAGCCGGTAGAGCCGTTCGACATAATAAGCCGAAGAATCGAGGTGGAAAGTCACGTAAATCTGCGCGACGGCAAAGAGCCGTTCGGCACGCTCCAAAGGCGGCAGTCCGTCGTCGATCCGGCTGCGCAGCGCGTCGGCCTGCTCCTGCCGCCACTGCTGGTAGCGGGGCTTGTTGGAGAGTTCCGCGTCGAGCCGTTCCAATGCCGCCTCGGTCTGCAGCGAATACTCCGGACGGTCGGCACACCCCGGCAAAAGAGTGCACGCCAGCACGGTCCACAAGAATCCGAAGGAGAAAAGAAAGTTCCGAGGTTGCATCGTCGTAATTTTGGATTGAACAAAATTAAAACAAATGCCCGGCATTACAAACTTTCCAAATTATTTTATTCCGCAGTCCGGGAAATCCGCGGTCCGGGAAATCTCAGATCCTACCATGGAAACTCTCCGCGCGGCGGCTTCCGGAGCGGGTGCAAAACGGAAAGTGAGCCGGACCGTCCGTCTCACTTTCTGTCATAAAGACTCCCGTAAAAATTCGGGTGCGACGCACTACAGCCCCTCCGACCCGATTCTGCCGAGCAGTTTCGCCGGGTAGTTCGTACATACGGCCTTCATCTTGGGGTAATATTTCAGGACGTAGGTCATTTCGGGGTCCGTATCGGCATTGTAGACGCTCAGCGCGACACCGGCGTCGAGGTAGCTCTGCAGCGGGTACTTCGGATTCGAAACTTCGGCGCCGCCGGCAAAGAAGTTCGAGTAGTCGAGGTTCGCCCACGGATCGAGATAGGACTTATAGGCCGAAGGCGCCGAGTAGCTCATCCAGCCGACCTTGATGCCGGCCAGCTGGGCCGCGGAATAACATCCCGCCCAGATGGCGGCATTGCCCGAAACGATGAACTCGCAGAAATGCTGGGCCTTCTTCTCCCTGATGATCTCGCAGGCCCGCGAGCAGGCCTTGACCGACTCGGCCGTGTTGGAGGTCGCGCCGCCCACCTCGATCCGTTTCACGTCGAGCCAGAGCCGCGTCGTTCCGGCATGGAGCGCCACGTCGATAAACTCCTCCAACGTCGGCAGCAGCTCGCCGTTGGAGAGCTTGCCCGCGGCACGCAGTTCGTCGAGCGTGTGTTCCCACGGCTTGAGGTTGTTCACATAACAGCCGTTGGCGGCATGCGCGACGACGACGTTGTTGTCGGCAGTCCAGTAAATATCGCACTCCGAGGCGTAACACCCCAGACTGATGGCGTAACTGAGCGAAGCGATCGAGTTGTCGGGATATTTGGCGGTCCCGGCCTCGGCCGAGCCGCCGCGGTGGGCGACGACCTTGTTGTTCACCTTTTCGGGAACGGGAATTTCATCGCCGCCGCCGTTATCCGAACCGCCGTCGGGATCGTACACGGGATATTCGACCGGGTACAGGTAATCGTCGTCGCAGCCTGCCAGCGAAAGGGAAGCGCCCATCGCAAACAGCAGGAGCAGTTTCAGTACTTTCATAATTCAGATTCGTTGTTAAGATCCGGCCGCAGGGCGGGTATGCCCCGCAGCCGGTCGGTCCTTAAAAATTCTCGTAATTCTTGACGCAGCGGAACGACGCCGAGCAGTCGCCGATATTATAGGTGGTGCTGACGGTCAGGTCCGCGGCATTGTTGGTCAGCGCATTGATACGCCAGCACTGGTAGACGCCGCTGCTCAAACCGCCCGGATGGCAGATGAACATCTCGCCGCGGGAAGCATAATACTGATACCCGGACTTGAACAGCCGGCGGCCCTGCGGGAAGAAGTCGAATCCGAACGCATCGGCGGCCGCGTGGCGCGTCGGCGCCGCACTCCACCCTTCGGCCGAACGCAGCACATCGGGCACGCTCCACTTTCCGATCATGGCGCTGAGCGGATTCGGCGTCACGCCCTTGGCTGCGGCCGCAGCGCAGAGCATGTCGTAGAAGTCCTGCACGTTGGCTACATGCCAGCCGTAGGGACAGATGCCCTGAATCTGCATCGAAAGACTCGGCGTATTCTCGAAATCGGCAGAGGCAAGCGACTTCACGCTGCTCACGGGGATATCGTTGCCGACGGCATCGACGAACGTACTGCCGGGACGGTACTGCGCCGGCCAGTCCGTAAGCAGGCGCGCCAGCTCAACGGCGGCCTTCGGGGTGCCCGTCAGGAACTCGGTCAGCGTATAGATGCGGCCGTATTTGGCGGACATCTCCACTTCGCCCTGCGCCT contains these protein-coding regions:
- a CDS encoding 3-keto-disaccharide hydrolase codes for the protein MLSRSNLCSGLARTCGFALLLATGVSCASPQNVLTEAEAADGWELLFDGKTLDQWKDYNGDSLTQPWHVVDGCIQANGDGSDLSGYIVTKKQYENFILDWDWKLSYGGNSGMLYHVLEDPYFKVPYVTGPEYQLIDNDGWEAENAPTKLEEWQRLGVDYAMHLPDPDSMFVNPQGEWNNSRIVCDNGHVEHWLNGHKILEFDAYTDDWFARKNSGKWETAPEYGLARRGVICLQDHGYPASFRNLKIKELPRKAGREVELFNGKDLTGWEAYGTEKWYVDKEGNLVCESGPDKEYGYLATREYYNDFDLTLEFKQLANGNSGVFFRSFVEPPVKVHGWQCEVAPKGHDTAGIYESYGRGWLVQIPDEKENILKEGQWNTLRLRVEGDRVQTWLNGEEMVDITDAKIGAAQGRIALQIHDGGGIKVQWRNFRLTTL
- a CDS encoding glycerophosphodiester phosphodiesterase, with product MKVLKLLLLFAMGASLSLAGCDDDYLYPVEYPVYDPDGGSDNGGGDEIPVPEKVNNKVVAHRGGSAEAGTAKYPDNSIASLSYAISLGCYASECDIYWTADNNVVVAHAANGCYVNNLKPWEHTLDELRAAGKLSNGELLPTLEEFIDVALHAGTTRLWLDVKRIEVGGATSNTAESVKACSRACEIIREKKAQHFCEFIVSGNAAIWAGCYSAAQLAGIKVGWMSYSAPSAYKSYLDPWANLDYSNFFAGGAEVSNPKYPLQSYLDAGVALSVYNADTDPEMTYVLKYYPKMKAVCTNYPAKLLGRIGSEGL
- a CDS encoding DUF6377 domain-containing protein, giving the protein MQPRNFLFSFGFLWTVLACTLLPGCADRPEYSLQTEAALERLDAELSNKPRYQQWRQEQADALRSRIDDGLPPLERAERLFAVAQIYVTFHLDSSAYYVERLYRLAERTGSRHVRRFALLGDIDVWLGRGQVSLAEELFRKIDTAGMTPGEYRAWHSRYSSVASRRYDEAADSLQKRAWGDTLSHIRKLSVPGCSDQTRTRMAAARLSETGRYDEALQLLEPLTAKNLSHQNFALVYYSMAHIAKGQGDEDRMLYYLAESSISDLRAGTRSYSSLYDLALELFDRKDYDRATAYMGSTFDDAIRCKSVTRIPNSSSAVVKINEAVISNIAQQQRLMSRTIWLAGIFLIVLIAILWFVLWQHRRLQGSHEQLIRMSDLLREKHDELLKKNDHIRDINNALVDSNRIKDRYVCHYIDLSVHYIKQIDAFRREVCRIAKTKGADEVVRRLNSSQVIDGEYQKFYQSFDSSFLDIFPNFIGQVNELLQPEFRFTPRSDSSLTTELRILAAIRLGITDSGHIASLLNCASATVYTYRTKLRNAALDRDNFEEQVSKTGL